The DNA region TCAACTTTTTTTGCCTCAACCTTGCCCTTTTTAGCCTCAGCAAAAACCACACGGCGAATCTTTGCCTTGGGTATTTTCTCGCCGTCAATTATGAATTCATCGTTCTTAAGGATTATTTTCTTTGCTTTCTCCTCACCGCCGCCGTAGAACTCTATTTTCCCCGCAAAACTTAATGCTACAAGAAAAATTGCTACACATGTTAAAACCCTGCGCATAAAAATCCTCCTTGCTTAACCATACACATAATAATCGGATAAAAGAAAGCTTTATGCAAGAATTTAAATCTCTTTATGCTAAAATTTCGGGTGTGTAGCCTGCGTTGGTTATGGCATCCTTTATTTTCTCTACTTCGGCCGTGCCCTCAACGCGGACCATCTTGCTTTTAAGGTCAACGCTGACTTTTACCTCGCCGAGTGCATTTATTATAGCATTTTCAATTTTTAAAACACAGTGTTTGCAACTCATATCCGGCACCTTAATTACTACAGCGCCCGTTTTTGTTTCCAGTTCGGGTTTCCGCTTTTTCAAAGTTTTCCTGACGAAAACATTCAAAATAAGCGCAAAAAGCAGTGCGGCAGCGCCGTTCCTCACCCACGATGGGAACATTTCTCCACCAGCCAGCACCGCTTTAGTGAAGTCAAAGTCAGCGAATATCGTGTCCAGAAGCATCCCGAAGGCAAAAGCGGTTATAAGTATCACAGCAAGGTAAATAACGAGAACTTTCCCGCCAAGCTTTCCAGCGACAAACGATATAGTCGCGGTATTCGTTGCAGGTCCGGCAATAAGGAAAACCAGTGCGGCACCGGGCGCCATGCCTTTCGCTATAAGCGCCGCAGCGATAGGTATCGAACCCGTCGCGCAAACATACATTGGAATAGCTATGGCGAGAACGAGTGGATACGCTATGAAAGGTTTCGCCAAGTATGAGGCTACCGCACCTTTGGGTAGCAGAAGCGTTATAATCCCGCCGGCAAAAAAACCTATAACGAGCCACTTGCTGGTGTCCTCGACGAGCTCAAAAAAGCCATATTTTATCATCGCCGAAAACTTTTCGAAAAATGTATGCGAATGAGGCATTGGATTGTCGCACACATTGCACTTCTCGCCTTTCGGGGTTCCCTCAGCCGAATTACGCACTCTCCTCTTCGGGACAAACAAGTTCACAAGCGTTCCGCTTAAAACGCCGCTTATGAAAGCTATCAAAGGTCTTGCTACCGCGAAGACTGGTCCAAGAAGCGAGTAAGTAGCAAAAATGGAATCGACCCCAGTGGTGGGCGTGGACACGAGAAATGATAAGGTAGCGCCATCTGATGCACCGTTTTTCTTGAGATGAGCCGCAAGAGGGATGACCCCGCACGAGCAAACCGGAAGCGGCACCCCAAAAAGCGCCGACTTGAAAACCGCACCGATGTTTCCTCCGGACAAGGTTTTGTAAATCCACCGCGACGGAAGCACCACATGCAGCGCCCCCGCCAAGAAATAGCCGAAAAGCAAAAGTGGCGCCATTTGAGCTGCGAAAACCCACACCTGAGAAATTATTTTGGTTACGATTTCCATTTTCGCCTCGAAATAAAAGAAATATATACAATTAAATTAGTCAACAAAATATTGCGCATTAATTTTAGTATTCTCCGCAATTTTTCTCAGTATCTCTATTACCTCCTCCAATTTCGTTTCGGTAACCAGTTTTGCGCGCAGCCTTCTTGCGCCCGGAATGCCTCTCACAAGGTGAACGAAAAACTTCCTAAGAAACGCAAGCCCTTGCCTTTCGCCTCGCAATGCTATCTCGTCGTGGACG from bacterium includes:
- a CDS encoding SO_0444 family Cu/Zn efflux transporter, whose product is MEIVTKIISQVWVFAAQMAPLLLFGYFLAGALHVVLPSRWIYKTLSGGNIGAVFKSALFGVPLPVCSCGVIPLAAHLKKNGASDGATLSFLVSTPTTGVDSIFATYSLLGPVFAVARPLIAFISGVLSGTLVNLFVPKRRVRNSAEGTPKGEKCNVCDNPMPHSHTFFEKFSAMIKYGFFELVEDTSKWLVIGFFAGGIITLLLPKGAVASYLAKPFIAYPLVLAIAIPMYVCATGSIPIAAALIAKGMAPGAALVFLIAGPATNTATISFVAGKLGGKVLVIYLAVILITAFAFGMLLDTIFADFDFTKAVLAGGEMFPSWVRNGAAALLFALILNVFVRKTLKKRKPELETKTGAVVIKVPDMSCKHCVLKIENAIINALGEVKVSVDLKSKMVRVEGTAEVEKIKDAITNAGYTPEILA